In one Candidatus Nitronereus thalassa genomic region, the following are encoded:
- a CDS encoding chemotaxis protein yields the protein MSNLMAEIDQRTRLAGANKMELLMFSLGTEEIYGINVFKIREVMKIPAITKIPDSDSRILGVVNLRGENIPLVDLRQSIGLGPLDKEGAKLIITEYNDNKQGFLVASVDRIIRMSWDRVNVPPPMIRTSRQGAVTAVTKLDDDRMVLILDVEKVLAEISPRSDDETYAGIEATPATKGKHVLVADDSLVARKQLVKALDRLGMTYEEVSTGKEAWERMKMHAERAELLGKDFQDIMQLVLTDIEMPEMDGFTFTKHVRSDGRFGNIPILMHSSLSGTCNVEKGKVVGVTDYVTKFDAQHLRKVIQRIFEPAEDAANSKL from the coding sequence ATGTCGAATCTGATGGCTGAAATTGATCAACGTACGCGACTGGCCGGTGCGAATAAAATGGAACTGTTGATGTTTTCCTTGGGGACGGAGGAGATCTACGGCATCAATGTCTTCAAGATTCGAGAAGTCATGAAAATTCCGGCGATTACGAAAATTCCAGACTCGGATTCACGGATACTGGGAGTGGTCAACCTCCGCGGAGAGAATATTCCCCTGGTGGACCTTCGCCAATCCATCGGACTGGGACCCCTGGATAAAGAGGGAGCCAAGCTCATCATTACCGAATACAACGACAACAAGCAGGGGTTTCTCGTGGCCTCCGTTGATCGCATTATCCGGATGTCGTGGGATCGTGTAAATGTGCCTCCACCCATGATCCGGACGAGCCGACAAGGTGCCGTGACCGCAGTGACCAAGCTGGATGATGACCGAATGGTGCTCATTCTGGATGTCGAAAAAGTGTTGGCGGAAATTTCCCCACGATCAGATGATGAAACCTACGCTGGGATTGAAGCGACCCCTGCGACCAAAGGCAAGCATGTTCTGGTGGCGGATGATTCGCTGGTGGCCCGCAAACAACTGGTGAAAGCTCTTGATCGTTTGGGTATGACCTATGAGGAAGTCAGTACGGGCAAAGAAGCTTGGGAGCGGATGAAAATGCATGCCGAGCGCGCGGAACTTCTGGGTAAGGATTTTCAGGACATTATGCAATTGGTTCTAACTGATATCGAAATGCCTGAAATGGATGGGTTTACGTTTACCAAGCATGTGCGGAGCGATGGGCGTTTTGGGAACATTCCGATTCTCATGCATTCTTCCTTGTCTGGTACGTGCAATGTGGAAAAGGGAAAAGTCGTTGGGGTGACCGATTATGTCACCAAATTCGATGCCCAGCATTTACGCAAAGTGATTCAAAGAATTTTTGAACCGGCAGAGGATGCCGCAAATTCTAAACTCTGA
- a CDS encoding chemotaxis protein CheA, with protein sequence MNEEMKEILGDFLAESAEMLESLDQHFVTLESDPGNVELLNEIFRAMHSMKGGAGFLGFSHLVEVAHNAESLMNKLRNGEMAATSHVVDIILETVDIIKLLQEDIRSTGEDTHVDTDLIVTKLTLTMDSAADIGASSASSVPEAPSASTAEEPIAEESDVLEATPSATSDPEPPVVQAPKENKESSSIPKPPAIPHAVEFAASQSSNPSEVPPATPPAAPALSEMLAKMSEATTRTMEHAGKTQPKPSTREEDQSVRVETRRLDHVMNLVGELVLGRNRLMKLGGGLEERYENDTLVRELGVTLAQINLVASDLQLAVMKTRMVPIRKVFAKFPRLVRDLAHKLGKTVHLEMAGEDTEVDKSVADELGDPLVHLVRNSIDHAIELGSERKAAGKHPEGNVRLSASQEGNSIVIRIEDDGRGLQVEKIKEKALSKGLVTESDLAGMDKRDAMNLIFLPGFSTADVVSDVSGRGVGMDVVRTNISRMNGSIELNSEPGHGCLVTIKLPLTVAIIQALLVEVECSTFAIPLASVVEAVKVTKEDFKTINGRSVLNLRERILPLVRLADEFGIPSMDEAEESYVVVVAVGERRLGIVVDRLRAQEEVVIKSLGEYLSEVAGVAGATITGDGKVVLILDMADMVQKVGTLGGSGLAMVG encoded by the coding sequence ATGAATGAAGAAATGAAAGAAATCTTAGGTGACTTCCTCGCCGAAAGTGCGGAAATGCTGGAGTCGCTTGACCAGCATTTTGTGACCTTGGAATCAGATCCTGGAAATGTGGAATTATTGAACGAAATCTTCCGCGCCATGCACAGCATGAAGGGGGGGGCAGGATTCCTTGGTTTTTCGCATTTAGTGGAGGTGGCTCATAACGCGGAAAGTCTGATGAATAAACTCCGCAACGGGGAAATGGCTGCAACCAGCCACGTAGTGGATATTATTCTCGAAACAGTCGATATCATTAAGTTGCTTCAAGAAGACATCCGCAGTACGGGGGAAGACACCCATGTCGATACCGATTTAATTGTGACAAAGTTGACCCTGACGATGGACAGTGCCGCGGACATTGGAGCCTCGTCAGCTTCTTCGGTGCCTGAAGCCCCAAGTGCCTCAACTGCCGAAGAGCCAATTGCTGAAGAATCCGATGTTTTGGAAGCAACACCTTCAGCGACCTCAGATCCTGAACCTCCGGTTGTTCAGGCTCCAAAGGAAAATAAGGAAAGCTCATCGATACCCAAACCGCCAGCAATTCCCCATGCGGTTGAGTTTGCTGCCTCGCAGTCGTCCAATCCATCCGAAGTTCCACCAGCAACTCCTCCTGCTGCGCCAGCTTTATCGGAGATGTTGGCAAAAATGTCAGAGGCCACCACCCGAACCATGGAACATGCGGGAAAAACACAACCCAAGCCTTCCACTCGTGAAGAGGATCAGAGTGTTCGTGTGGAAACCCGTCGTTTGGATCATGTCATGAACTTGGTCGGCGAATTGGTACTTGGGCGGAATCGGCTCATGAAACTTGGAGGAGGGTTGGAAGAACGTTACGAGAATGACACTCTGGTTCGAGAATTAGGAGTTACTCTAGCTCAGATTAACTTGGTGGCTAGCGATCTTCAGCTTGCCGTCATGAAAACCCGCATGGTGCCTATTCGAAAAGTGTTTGCCAAATTTCCACGATTGGTTCGCGATCTTGCCCACAAATTAGGGAAAACCGTGCATCTCGAAATGGCAGGGGAAGACACGGAGGTTGATAAATCCGTGGCGGATGAATTGGGTGATCCCCTTGTGCATTTGGTGAGGAATTCCATCGATCATGCGATCGAGTTGGGGAGTGAACGAAAAGCCGCTGGCAAACATCCGGAAGGCAATGTTCGATTGTCCGCTTCGCAAGAAGGCAACAGTATCGTCATTCGCATCGAAGATGATGGCCGCGGTCTCCAGGTCGAAAAGATCAAAGAAAAAGCATTGTCCAAAGGCCTGGTGACAGAAAGTGATTTGGCCGGAATGGATAAACGTGATGCGATGAACTTGATCTTTTTGCCAGGATTCAGCACTGCCGACGTGGTGAGTGATGTGTCCGGGCGAGGCGTTGGCATGGATGTGGTTCGCACGAATATCAGTCGCATGAACGGCAGCATTGAGTTGAACTCCGAGCCTGGGCATGGATGTTTAGTAACCATAAAATTGCCATTGACTGTAGCGATTATCCAAGCATTGCTGGTTGAGGTGGAATGTTCCACGTTCGCAATCCCCTTAGCCTCCGTAGTTGAGGCCGTCAAAGTAACCAAAGAGGATTTCAAGACGATCAATGGTCGATCGGTTCTCAACTTACGAGAACGGATATTGCCCTTAGTTCGCCTTGCCGATGAATTTGGAATTCCCTCAATGGATGAGGCGGAAGAGTCTTATGTCGTGGTGGTGGCGGTAGGCGAACGCCGATTGGGAATTGTCGTTGATCGGTTGCGTGCCCAGGAGGAAGTCGTCATTAAGTCGCTCGGGGAATATCTTTCCGAAGTCGCAGGAGTAGCCGGGGCCACGATTACCGGGGATGGCAAGGTCGTGCTGATATTGGATATGGCAGATATGGTGCAAAAAGTCGGTACTCTTGGTGGTTCAGGGCTGGCGATGGTTGGGTAA